GTGCTGagtttccccatatttattacagtagcattCGTTGGCCCCAGTCTGCGTTGAGCCCTGTTATGCTGGGCTGGGTGTAAATACAAACGGATTACTGCCCTAAAGGGGCTGAAGCCAGTTATGGAAGGAGAGATGGCTCCTTGTTTTGGCTGTAGACATTTCTAAAATGGTTCATGCACACTATTAGAGCTCTATAGAAATACATAAGTAATGTTTTGAACTAGATTCTTTGCCTCAGTCTGTGCCATGCCAGAGTATATGTGGAGATTTCCGGGACTTTTTTCCATCAGAATTGGTTACTGTTTATAAATGTTTTGATAAATAATGTGCAGCATTTCTAATCCTAGATACCAGCGCATAGAGGCTAGGTACACACAGCAAGAGGCAGCACCaataagctgctttttttttgttgcaggacTCAGGATGGACTTTTTGGCTCTCTTCATAATTTATCTGCTATTAGTTCTGGCTAGTGTTGTTCTAGTCTGCATCTATTCAGGAAGGAAACAGAGTTTTCCTGCAAGAGGCCTCGGTTATATAACTCAGGTAAGGAGTCTAACATTGGTCATATTAATATCATGTTATGGTCATGTCTCCCCAGTTTTGAGTATGAGTACAGCCAGCACAAACTGAGCCTCCAGTTTTCAGCTTTGTCTCTCTGTGACTGGCTGGCTGTATTAGGCGCCACACTTAAATTTCTGAAAATTTGTATGGATTTAAGCATGTTTCTTGCAACACCTATGTATATCCCATAAtgctctgaaaacagaaaagAGCCTGCTCCTTATTTGTTTGGGGGGCAATCCTGGCCCATCCTCTGCTGGTTGTGGGCCCGCTCTTAGCAGAACTGGTGTGGTTTTCTTGAGCAATGATCATGTAAGGAGGCCCACAAATAGATGGCAGagtcctgggggcgggggcagaaagaggctggAGATGTGGGGGAAGAACAAGGGAAAATTGGCTGGTAGTAGATCCTCCAGCTGTCttctgcatggggggggggcattgggaTAGAGTCTATTCCATGTAACCATGTCTGTATTCCTTGgtatgttgatttttttcaaggAATTTTGGTAGCAGTTCAATGGTTTTGAGACCTACTATGGACATTTGCATTATGCCATATGAATACCCCTCTAATTAGATGCAAGCCGGGATCAGGAATGAGATACAGTATCTTTCATCTGTCAGTCATCCTGCACACAGTGATGCACAAAGCTGGTAGCCCAGCTGGTGGTGACTAAAAGTCTAAATGACCTATCTGAAATGAGGTCACTCTACATGCCATCTGTGAACTGGaatcagtctcagcagagacaCCAAAATCTgagtgggccatggagactgaattccccCTTTTCTTTGTCTTGGGGGTTCCTCTGCTTCAGGGTGAGGCACACTGAGTGGGAGGCTTGTGTTACAGCAAACTGTGCTGAACCTGCTCAGTAGATAAATGAAAGGTttccagggctctgaacccaccACAAAATGTAGTTGAAACCAATGTTGTTGCTTCAGGGAATAACCATTGTATGGGGTAAGAACAGAACTTGCTGTTCTGTAATATAAAAATTACACTTGTTCAACAGCACTGCAAAATAATTAtccttaaaaaaacacacacacacacacacgaaaccTGACTTGTCATACATTTACAATATTTGTAGTTCACATGAAAATAATTGAAGGGCTGTTTTAGTTGAGAGAATATAGCAAATGGGTCATACGCAActgcaattttaataaaaaaaaatgtaaaaatgctaCTCAGTATTATGTATGCAATGCTATTTGCAAGAATATGCTAACAAATAAGGAGAATGAAGAACTTTAGCTATATGaggcatttttctttaaaaggggatttaaaaaaatcaggagtgTTGCAAATAAATCAGAACAAGAAAAATATTCCTCTCAAATCTatgtaaatgaaaagaaatagCACAGTATTATAAGCAGGGAAAGGAGaatgaaaaatctgaaaagtCAGTGAAGTAACTAGACACATTTAACATTAGTTACATGATTATGAACAGTTTTTGACTTTTATTATTGTACTTTGTTTGCCAGTAAAGGGAGCTGGGCAAATTGTTAATTGTATTTCTTCATTACTTAAAATGTATCTCTCCGTgctgtttatgcaacaaactaaATATTACAAATACCATTTATGATGTAAAAGAAGTACTCACATTTcaccaaagaaataaaatgttaagaTATCAAAGTTAAACAATTACAGGGTAACTTTAAAGGGGTTTTTATGTATAaactgtatctttaaaaaaatgagttgGTTTCTGACTGTAGTCCAAAATGCATAAATCCACCAGTTTGTTGAAGGTGTGACTAGTTGTATTATTCACCTCAAATGTAGATTTTGAACAATATAAAATGACTTACTTACACACACCATAGCTGTTTCTAGCTCTCTGGCAGGTCAGCGTCCATCCCACTGTTCTTTTTTTCATGCTGCCAGTAGTCATTGGAGCAAAATGGTTGGCATCTGTATGCAGTTCTTTCCACATTCATATCATCTTGCTTCCATAACACCGAAAGGCAACGTTTTTAAGAGCCTTTTTGCTTTGGTTTAACTTGAATGCTGTTTACTTCAGTGGTGTGCGGGGGGAGCCTTCTGAAACACACAAGCTTCTTATGCCCccttaatttttacataaggggggaaatggggtgTTTACTTCTGTCTTCTCTTGGATGGAATGATAGTTAGAGGATAGTAAACACCATTTTCATTCAGTTAATTTAAAGTCAGATTCTGAAAGTTGCATAAGAGGTTTGTTTTTATATCTAATAATTTCTAATGCCCCTCTAACAGCAGCATATAgtctcctgttttttaaaaattttccatgaacTATCTTGTAGTATGAGGCAGACTTGTTAAAAGTGGAATACTTACCATCCCTCCCAGACCTGCCTGACTCGTCTGGCTTGTGATCTTGTCACATGTAAGATAAAAGGCCTTAGTGCAATTTTTTCCCCCCGCATATTGCAATTTTGCTTTGCTGCTGTGCTTTTTCCACCATTGGTGGAGAGGTGTGTTGCTATAGAGATAAATCATCTTCTCCCTGGCAGACAGAGACTGCACAGCACTAAGTGTGCTCAGCATGTCACTGAATGAGACTGGACAGGTTTTTTCTAAATTGTTTATGGCTGTTTTTGAATTGACAATTAGAAAAACCTGAAGCTATCAATCTGGATATTCTCAGCATCACACCTTTCCTGGTCGCTTCTTGACTTTCGTTACAACCCTTTGCTTTCATTCACTCAACTCTATGAAAGTTCTTATTTTGGACTAAAACTTTCCATGCATATTCTCAGCCTAAAGGTGCTCTTTCCTTTTAAACCAAACACCTTTAaggtcttttttttaatcacaaataaCTCAAACAGCTGATCTTTAAAATTTCCCAGAATTGGTAAGATCTGGGATGAAAAAACAACTTAGTTAGGTGCTTCTGAACACCCCATCAccatgtttaggtgcctaaataccttttaaaaaactggccctctgtgcatcagttctctcctcctcctcctctttcccccctctcccccccccccccccccagtaaagcGGATATAACAGTATCCACCTCAGAGGAATTAGGAGACTTTAGTGAACTAATGTTTGTAATgtactttgaaatcctcagatggtaggtgctatagaaatataatttttgtttgaatttttcacCACAAAGAGGAAAAAGTGATGTGCAATTTAGATTGGTATCTTCATTTGGTCCAGGTGTCTTCATTTGTAATCCCAACACGGCTTCAAAGAGCAACACAGAGGGTGCTTCACAGGCTCTTCCACACACGGTACCacacttcttttttctttgacATCCTTTTCCTGAACTGTTTCTGACCATTATTGATGGCAGCCTCCCACTGGTGCCAACAAAGCTGTGAGAGATTGCTCTTAGAGGAGTTTCCCTCTTTGCCAAGGATGTTTGTCTGGGACTACAAATTCTCTTTAAAGTTAGCtgtgctgttctctctctcccttgcttGCTGTTGAGAGTATGGATGTCCTAAAATATTTAAGCAAATTTTACATAGCGTAGCTCCATAGTTCTGAAAGAGTGAACCACATGGATAGATGTTAGTCACGTCACTTAATATattactggaaggtgctcagaaacTATGGTGGTAAAGGTGGTATAAGAACAATAGAATAGAGCTTTTCTGTCACTGAGAATTCAAGCTATAGTAAACCACATATTGCTAAGGCTGTAAAACTGATAATACAGATATTCATCCAGATTACTCTTGAACAGCAAAATGTAATTAATAGACACATCTTTCCCTTAATCCATAGTAATTCCCCCACTCCATGGGTGCATTGATTTTTGGGGCACAGATTTAGCAAGATGCATCTGAGTATCTAAATGCCAGGAAGATGGCACACTGACTCAGTTTAAATGGCCCACCTAATGGGATATGCAGTATGTTTTTAGGTGTGAATTAGTGTTTGCCATCATTAACCATCCAGGTATGCTGCTCTCTTGTTCATAGTGCTGTTTCCTTTCTCTTATGGCTGCCAAATTGGTCAATTttactttaatattttgtttgttcaGTGCTTTCAAAGCAGGTCATGGGATCAAGGTGAATCTCTGTCATCACCAAAGTGTTGTCTAAGAATCGGCCTGTTCCTGTTGCACACTTTTGTGCCCATGAGGGTCCATTTTGATGAGATTTACTTAGAGCACCCCCTCAAAGACATAAGAATATTGGGAATTATCGTAAACTTTGGGAACTCCAGCCTTGAGATTTCTCCTTATGTTTAGGTAAAGCTGTGTtattgtggtggggtttttttattttttttaaaaaaaggcaagacAGCAATTGGCTAGACTGCGTGCTATCAATAGGAAATCCCAGTTAGAGAAGTTAGTTTGACCATGAGCCCAATAGCAGCTCTTCCTGAGTATGAGAGAGCCTTTGCTGCTGAAATGTCACCTCTGAATGATGCTTATCTTGTATTTAGAGCACTGATTGTGAATTAAGCTGTCTTTCCCTTTTCATTACAGAAGTTGCCTGTTCATTGTCCTGCATTTAGCCTTACAAGTGGCAGTTTATGGTGAATACACTTGGGAAATATTTGGCTACTGCCAAGAGCTAGAGTTCAGCATTCATTACCTTCTGCTGCCGTATTTGTTGCTGGTTGTGAATATGGGGTTTTTCATTCTGTGCTCTGTGACCAACCCTGGTAAGTTCttatttgttttgaattgttGCCTTTCTTGGGCAATTGTCATTTCGTTTTTGACCTGGTGCTTTCTCCCGCCACCCAAGGTATCGTGTAATTGCCCAGAAATGCTCTGTGTGTCATGCCTGATGGATAATTCATTTCATTGGATGGTAGATAAGAAATGGCCCCAACGAATCCCATTTCTTTAACGCTCCAAATAAGAAGTGCTGCAATAAGTGATGAATAGTTTGAAATGTACTCTCTGCACTTGCCCTGAAAAAAACAGCTGTgcattgtggggtttttttaaataacactttGCCATAATTAGCTCTTAATAAGGAAGAAAGTGGGCTAATTGCTTTTGGTGTATTTTAGTAACACGCTCCAAAGCCAGGAATATTCATGTTTACCACCCAGTGTATTTCTGTATAACAAGCAGATATTGTAGTTAAATCAAAGGAGTCGGGAGTCCCAACAGAAGACTGGGTTTTTATTCATGGCTCTGTTGCTCACTAATTTACTTTGCAACCTTCCTCAAATCATCTCACTTTTCGGTTCGAGTACTCATCTGCCAGTCACTCCTATGTTTTAGTTGCTGCTGTTTGTATAGATTGGCTTGGTTAGAGGAGCGAGTGAGCTAGGAAGAGGTGCATACAAAGTTACAGAGGGGTAGAGTGAAGAAAAAGTCCTGGAAGAGTTTTGAAAACCAGGAATTTATTTATTGATAAGGCTTTGGAGATAAAAAGCAAGGGAAGATGATGTATTTGTAGGGCATTCATCTGATTTCCAGAGCTCTAAAGTCATCATCGCTATTACTTCATTGGTGAGCAAATTTTATAACGTTTGCTTTGATTTTCCTGTTTTGGGGGGTTTGAATCAGGTTAAAAACTTCAGTATTCTGTGAATATATTTCTCTCTGGAAAGATGGTGTAACACCAAAAATGGGCTTCTGTACTGTTATTTCCACTCACTACAGTCATCGTAAGACCGTCATCCCCTTTGAGATTCTGGCAACACGGACAAATTCAAAGTGCAGGAGCAGCCTCACACGGTGTTAAATATTCAGCACTTCTTGATTGAGAAGTTTGCTCCTATAGTGTTTTCTCTTATAGGTACaataacacaatcaaatcacgaGTCATTTCTAACGGCTTATGGATATGATGGAGTAATGTTTCAGAAAAGCACCCTGTGTCCTACGTGCAACGTGGAAAAGCCAGCCAGATCTAAACACTGCAGTAAGAGTCTTTATCCTTATGCTTGTCaaggatattaaaaaaacaaatttacacCAGATTCATTTGCTGCTGATAATTACAATTCACCTGCATTTAACTAAGTTATCCAGTTTAATTATTGCAAAGAATTGTTGGCATTATTGCTCATTTTCAGGGAGATCTCAAACCAAGTTTATCAGCAACATATCTATGCTGCCTTTAAACTACTCTACTGAGAATATTGGCCTGGAGACCATATCTTGGTTAGATTCAGGGAATAAATTGCAAAGCAACCTTTTAGCCTAGCTTTGGCATTTTACTTCATACAAAGGAAACTGGCTAGTCAAGTTGGATCCTGACATGGAAAAGCTGTTGAGCATCTGAGGTGAAATTAAAAGCTTTTACCTGCCCAGATCCAGGCTCAGGATTCTGTGTTTCTCTTGCTCTATTTGATATCCCTATCACTTTAAATGAAGCAGGGAACTGTACCCTCTACCTTCCAAATGATGCTTTAGGTAACACTAACAGGAGAAATCTAgatccctgggctccagccttgGCTGGCAAGTAAAAGAggaactgttttgttttaatccctgttaatttttaaacattatgTTTCTCTTGCTGATTTTGTAATCTGAAACAATCTTATCTGCTTAACCTTGAAAAGCCATACACAGTGGTAATAAACAAAAAGaggatgaaacatttcatttaccATTAACGGTAACAAAGGTCTTTGACAAATGTTCCTTGGCTCCTCTCCTATGAGTCTTCTGGCCTAAAAGATTTCTTAAGAAGGAATCAGAAGTCTGGATATATTCCTACAAACCACACTGTATGCTCCTGTGCACGCTTCTACTAATCACATGTCATCAGGCACGCACGTGGCTATTTTCGTATCTTAAAGGCAAATGTTGGTCATGTTTCTGTATTTCCTTAGTGGAAAAAAATTAAGCTCCATAAAAAATACCATTGGTCATTTAAAACCCAAATAATTGTGTTGTCTTGTGTTTAATTTTTGATCAGGTGTATGTAACAACTGTGTACATCGTTTTGATCACCACTGTGTTTGGGTCAACAACTGCATTGGTGCCTTCAATATAAGATATTTTCTTGTTTACCTCTTCACTCTGACTGCCATGGCTGCAAACCTTGCAATCATAGCAGCAGCATTTCTAATCAAGGTAGTGCTGCTATCAAATATGATGCTTGGAAGTTACATTGATGATCAGGGACAAGAGCATGCAGTTGAGATTCTCTTTCTTATTCAGGTAAGCTCACTGTAATGTTTGAGTTTTAATCTACTTCTGGGTTTGTAGCCTGAACAAAGGAGTTCAAGTCTCATCTCTTAAGAATCTTACAGTAGGTCCaggagttctgtttgtttttgtgggggGAGCAAGCCATTATAGTGAACCCACTTTTGCTGTTCTAATTAGACACAATCATTTCCAAggaacttaaaaatattttagaatggCAGGTTCTTCAGTTTCCAAACCAGTTATATCCAATATAAGTCTTTGATCTCTCTAGAAATAACCTTATAAACATCAGTTACCATATAGAGTActaacatgtttttaaagtaGTTCACAACCTTCTTTACTGTTTAACTTTTATTGGCCCAGAGAGATCTTGGTTTAAGATCTCTGGgtgcgcgcacgcacgcacgcgcacacacacacacacacacgtcctgaCCAGTATTTTTACACTTAAACAAAGGTGACTTTATGTGAGTTTTTGAGTCACAATTTTTTTCTGGTGGGTCCTGTGCCTCACACTGGAAACCTTACCctgccatttcttttcatttgacACCACCGACTACTGCGATGTTCATCCTCTGTTGATGCCACCATACTTCTGGCTGAGAAAGGAAGACTCACCTTTGGAGCCTGCTTAAGCATGGCTGAGTGATGGGGAGCAATCCATCTCTATCTTCCATGCCCTGAGCCAGCCAACAGCTCTGTCAGCCAACTCTCAAATCCCAAGTCCATTTCTCTGTCTAAAATGGAACCCATCACTCTAGAATTCAGATACATTAATTCATCTTTGTGTAGTATCTTCACAACAGCTCTGTGGGATTTTAATCCGGAAAATGACTTAACGAACACTAAAGCTGTGACCATAAATCACCAAAATCCAATAAATTCAAAAGTGAACCAGGTGTCACCATTAAGTTCTTCTATATCAGTATTTTTTTATCTTTATGGTGCAGGTCACCCACACAGTCTTGTGTTCAGTATGCAAATTCAGAAGCTTGAGTGTCCCTTCATAAACATATATTTTGTGAGGAAAATAAGTTCCTGAAAATCTTTGAATTACTAAAGGCTTCATATGGGATTCACCATCTCTGAGCTGGTTATACTGTAGTTAATagaatgaaatcaaaatgttttaaaatgggaCTTTATACACTATGACTTTAAAATAAGTTACTATTTTATCTGTCTTTGCAGCACCTGTTCCTGACGTTTCCTAGAATTGTCTTCATGCTTGGTTTTGTTATTGTCCTCTCTCTGGTGCTGGGGGCATATTGCTGTTTCGCTCTGTACCTGGCCCTGACGAACCAAACATCCAATGAATGGTATAAATCCAGAAGATATGAATGTTCTTGCTGTAAGGCGTTGCAGCCCCATGACAGGCATATTGTTTATAGAAATGTTTATTCTCAAGGAGTTTGGGTCAATTTAAAGGAAATCTTTAAACCTCCTACaagttcagaaaaaaagaaaaaaacatgaggaaagttacatatttttaaatctatatttattttttaaacttttcctgaAAGATTAACTCCAGGAAGAGCTTTTTGCCAGCACCAAGGACTCTTGAAATACTGTGCTTTTCATTAAGTGCTGTAGctaaagagtttttttttttttttttttctaaatgactcgattgtaaaatatatttttataaagctgATCGTCTGTGGTGTTTGCCAAACTTCTAGAATGAATGTTCTAGTTATTAACAGCAGGAACTAAGGCCATGGCTTGTAGGCCTCTTTAGAAAATAGTTTCTTTGGATGTCATAGCTCAAAATTTCTTAAAAGGTTTTCTATCAGTACATTCTTTGGGTGACAGTATTAAAGCAAATATACTATACTTGAATTGGCTAACCAACTTCCATGTGTGTTAAGGACTAAGTATATAGTAAGCATATTCAGCAGGAACGtccacattttatatttaatgtttttgttgtaacTATGAAAACGAAGTCTTTGAGGAACTGAATGGAAGTGTTTTAGCAAATAAATGTACAAGACCTTGAAATGGCTTCTTAAGGAATCTTAAGGTGAACAAATCATGACCCTCCTAATTTAGTCTTAAATCTTACTGTTGTGTGGCTTCATCACACCTATGCGAATGTATCCAATATTGTACTACACTGTACAGCTCTTTTTGGATTTACACATTATCTAGGTCTTGCTTCCCCGGGAAGGCAGTGGCTCTTGTATGGCTGCATTATGTAATTGTTGAGAGAGCAGAAGTTTAGGCTGGGATCACACTACTACTGTTTCCATCTCATCTTTGAGGGGGCTAAGAAATTATTGTATTCTGTATTTGCTTAGATGCTATCCATGacaattatttaatttcatttgatttttatgaACTGGAAATTAATTCTCCTTACACATCACCAGTGTGGATTTTACAAGCAATAAGAAGCTGTGAGAATGGTCTCCTTTTGGCTTACTAAGCCAAATGTTTCCCTGGCTGTACTTGTGATGGATATCCACTGCGAAGCAGATTTCTAATTTGTAGAAAGTAGAACGTGTCCCTGTAAAATTGATAAATTTTTCCTAAGAGGGGTGCTTGTTTATCATGGAAGTTCTTTAGAGGGGAGGGACCATCTTTGTGCATGTACAACCATGaggtcctcacccataactagggctcctaggtgccaCAGTAAAAGAAATACTAAATGGGTGACAGAGCTTTACCTCATGATGAAGAGTACGCTTGCTAAGACAGTCTTGGGAAAACTATTAATCTCTTCTTATCAGGAAAAAGTTACATATGtaacaaaaattaaggaaattagttagggaagtggattggactgaagaacttacagatctaaaggtagaggtggcttggg
Above is a window of Dermochelys coriacea isolate rDerCor1 chromosome 10, rDerCor1.pri.v4, whole genome shotgun sequence DNA encoding:
- the ZDHHC4 gene encoding palmitoyltransferase ZDHHC4, with product MDFLALFIIYLLLVLASVVLVCIYSGRKQSFPARGLGYITQVSSFVIPTRLQRATQRVLHRLFHTRSCLFIVLHLALQVAVYGEYTWEIFGYCQELEFSIHYLLLPYLLLVVNMGFFILCSVTNPGTITQSNHESFLTAYGYDGVMFQKSTLCPTCNVEKPARSKHCSVCNNCVHRFDHHCVWVNNCIGAFNIRYFLVYLFTLTAMAANLAIIAAAFLIKVVLLSNMMLGSYIDDQGQEHAVEILFLIQHLFLTFPRIVFMLGFVIVLSLVLGAYCCFALYLALTNQTSNEWYKSRRYECSCCKALQPHDRHIVYRNVYSQGVWVNLKEIFKPPTSSEKKKKT